The following coding sequences lie in one Rutidosis leptorrhynchoides isolate AG116_Rl617_1_P2 chromosome 4, CSIRO_AGI_Rlap_v1, whole genome shotgun sequence genomic window:
- the LOC139841015 gene encoding F-box/kelch-repeat protein At3g06240-like produces the protein MDVVELILARSDVEDVVRCKSVCKSWYNLISSNYFVKAHLKRSYDNNRQHGYLRILLKWGIIKLRNCMIVDSSNGLVINKLRNCMIVGSFNGLVCISDNEDELLLVTNPSTREVRKLPKPYIKYRGKVCCSGFGYDSLTNDYKVVAGFNISEHHMRFQVLSLKSNEWEFIGDNNNLTYNCSSDDLNCGFSYDGALHWFVYDTKKEKKVILSFDLSLEKFKEIPLPNDTDYVYDEIDRLGMFEEHLCIFRSYDIFAINRQIWVMKNYSCWELVPLDYEGNKYGAAINAYTLDRFPDNTWRLCNDYQGNVDMSCQSWFYISYPIFVRSLVSPYPCGKPKKNTNNKSEEVVLKWIIALMNGKADS, from the coding sequence ATGGATGTGGTTGAGCTTATACTTGCAAGATCGGATGTAGAAGATGTTGTTCGATGCAAGAGTGTTTGTAAGTCATGGTATAATTTAATATCATCTAATTATTTTGTTAAAGCTCATCTTAAACGTAGCTACGATAACAATCGTCAACATGGATATTTAAGAATCCTGTTAAAATGGGGGATCATTAAATTGCGTAATTGTATGATCGTCGATTCCAGTAATGGCCTTGTTATCAATAAATTGCGTAATTGTATGATCGTCGGTTCCTTTAACGGCCTTGTTTGCATCTCTGATAATGAAGatgaattattattagtaactaaTCCTTCCACTCGAGAGGTTAGAAAACTGCCAAAGCCTTATATCAAGTACAGGGGAAAAGTATGTTGTTCGGGTTTTGGTTATGATTCTTTAACTAATGATTACAAGGTTGTTGCCGGCTTTAATATATCCGAGCATCATATGCGCTTTCAAGTGTTATCTTTAAAATCAAATGAATGGGAATTTATTGGAGACAACAataatttaacttataattgtagttCTGATGATTTGAATTGTGGTTTTTCATACGATGGGGCGCTTCATTGGTTTGTGTATGATACAAAGAAGGAGAAGAAAGTTATTCTTTCGTTTGATTTATCTCTTGAGAAATTCAAAGAAATCCCCTTACCTAATGACACGGACTATGTGTATGATGAAATAGACAGACTAGGGATGTTTGAAGAACATCTATGCATATTTCGTTCCTATGATATCTTTGCTATTAACCGCCAAATATGGGTGATGAAAAACTATAGTTGTTGGGAACTGGTCCCACTTGATTACGAAGGTAATAAGTATGGTGCTGCCATTAATGCATACACACTCGATCGCTTTCCAGACAACACTTGGCGTTTATGTAATGATTATCAAGGAAATGTAGATATGTCTTGCCAGAGTTGGTTTTATATTAGTTACCCTATATTTGTCAGGTCACTTGTATCTCCATATCCATGCGGGAAACCAAAGAAAAATACGAATAACAAGAGCGAGGAAGTCGTCTTAAAGTGGATTATAGCTCTCATGAACGGTAAAGcggattcttaa